From Pandoraea vervacti, the proteins below share one genomic window:
- a CDS encoding ATP-binding protein, which translates to MSSKFRAGRGAALIGVTVAALAIDLVLRTRTPPGVAELTGLIYVPVIALAACWTHRTGSARAAQRVLDAMPNATLSVDAELRITHWNPAAERMFGVSSDQAVGQVATRFIARHWLRKHPLRLPQSAEAARATAVDVVCLRADGRPFRATFSSAPLRDSAGQCVGATVLMRDEGSRHLDNRRIRQSLRGARDERDQADTSNRMKDELLATVSHELRTPLNAIYGWVEVLRHPSGQTMQSQAVDAIDRSARSLAHMVDDILDVSSLATGKLRLERALVDLERIVHDVTVTMQTMANTEGVTLTSSMSAPTGMLLADGERLRQMLTNLVSNAIKFTPRGGHVEVSLEQDARWLRLSVIDSGQGIAPEFLPHVFDAFRRESDAPVSPRRGLGLGLSIVRHIAELHGGSVEVASRGVGTGSRFTVRLPYDRPATNLLSPDARVVPTHPSTVLQGQRILLVDDDDPSRESLAAALRTLGAEVREVGSGQEALAALHESMPSVVLSDLAMPDGDGFWLARQLREVFAARGSQPDVPLVAVTAHADNALRRQALSEGFGAYVAKPVELRSLARQILTLTSR; encoded by the coding sequence ATGAGCAGCAAGTTTCGTGCCGGACGCGGGGCGGCGCTCATCGGGGTCACGGTGGCGGCCTTGGCGATCGATCTCGTTCTGAGGACCCGCACGCCGCCTGGCGTCGCTGAACTCACCGGGCTCATCTACGTGCCGGTGATCGCGCTGGCCGCGTGCTGGACCCACCGCACCGGTAGTGCGCGTGCGGCCCAGCGTGTGCTCGATGCCATGCCCAATGCAACGTTGAGCGTCGATGCCGAGCTTCGCATCACTCACTGGAATCCGGCTGCCGAGCGCATGTTCGGGGTATCGTCGGATCAGGCCGTAGGACAGGTCGCGACACGGTTCATTGCGCGACACTGGCTCAGAAAGCACCCGTTGCGCCTGCCGCAAAGTGCCGAAGCTGCGCGTGCGACGGCAGTCGATGTCGTATGTCTGCGTGCCGACGGGCGGCCGTTTCGTGCGACGTTCTCCAGCGCGCCCTTGCGCGACAGCGCGGGCCAATGTGTCGGCGCGACGGTCCTCATGCGTGACGAAGGTTCCCGACATCTCGACAATCGCCGCATTCGCCAATCGCTGCGCGGCGCGCGCGACGAACGTGATCAGGCCGATACATCCAATCGCATGAAAGATGAGTTGCTCGCAACAGTTTCACACGAGTTGAGAACGCCGCTCAATGCCATCTACGGGTGGGTGGAGGTGCTTCGGCACCCGTCGGGGCAGACCATGCAGTCGCAGGCCGTCGACGCGATCGACCGCAGCGCACGCTCGTTGGCGCACATGGTCGACGACATTCTGGACGTCTCGTCGCTCGCTACCGGAAAACTGCGGCTGGAGCGCGCGCTGGTCGACCTGGAGCGTATCGTGCATGACGTCACGGTGACGATGCAGACCATGGCGAACACCGAAGGGGTCACGCTCACATCGAGCATGTCGGCGCCGACCGGCATGTTGCTGGCCGACGGCGAGCGGCTGCGGCAGATGCTCACGAATCTGGTGTCGAACGCCATCAAGTTCACGCCGCGCGGCGGACACGTGGAGGTGTCGCTTGAGCAGGACGCCCGATGGCTGCGTCTGTCCGTTATCGATTCGGGGCAGGGCATCGCGCCCGAATTCCTGCCGCATGTCTTTGACGCTTTCCGGCGCGAGTCGGATGCACCGGTGTCCCCGCGTCGCGGACTGGGACTGGGGCTTTCGATCGTCCGGCACATCGCGGAATTGCATGGCGGCAGTGTGGAGGTGGCCAGTCGCGGTGTCGGCACCGGCAGTCGCTTTACCGTACGTTTGCCATACGACAGACCTGCCACAAACTTGCTTTCACCGGATGCACGCGTCGTGCCGACGCACCCGTCGACGGTACTTCAGGGACAGCGCATCCTGCTGGTCGACGACGACGATCCGTCGCGCGAGAGTCTGGCCGCCGCCTTGCGCACTCTCGGCGCCGAGGTGCGCGAAGTCGGCAGTGGACAGGAAGCGCTGGCTGCCTTGCACGAGTCCATGCCGTCCGTCGTACTGTCGGATCTGGCGATGCCGGACGGAGACGGGTTCTGGCTCGCACGGCAGTTGCGCGAGGTTTTCGCCGCCCGGGGCAGTCAGCCCGACGTGCCGCTGGTCGCGGTGACCGCACACGCTGACAACGCGCTGCGTCGGCAGGCGCTTTCCGAAGGGTTCGGAGCCTATGTCGCCAAGCCTGTCGAGTTGCGTTCGCTGGCGCGTCAGATACTTACGCTGACCTCGCGCTAA
- a CDS encoding PIG-L family deacetylase — MMQRPPPEAWDTSNWLVISPHLDDAVFSCGRLLAAAPGAIVVTVFAGIPPDDVAAPPWDEAAGFASANAAMQARRAEDLTALGMLGAEPLWLPFLDRQYVEGNTAQAIATALGAVVDQYPQRRVLSPLGLFHSDHALVFDAVWTMLHERTHALVGAAGAAGEDTEPESGMTDLARWWFYEDMPYRRLSGLVGARIAAWRAQGYTAGRVEPVPAETADGADAECAARKVRAMEAYESQLRLLAPEALIELNTSESYWQLQWSPVSR; from the coding sequence ATGATGCAACGCCCACCTCCCGAAGCTTGGGACACGTCGAACTGGCTGGTGATATCGCCCCATCTCGACGATGCCGTTTTCAGCTGCGGACGGCTCCTTGCCGCCGCGCCCGGCGCCATCGTCGTCACCGTCTTCGCGGGTATTCCGCCAGACGATGTCGCAGCGCCGCCGTGGGACGAAGCCGCGGGCTTCGCGTCGGCGAATGCCGCCATGCAGGCGCGGCGCGCCGAGGACCTCACCGCGCTCGGTATGCTCGGCGCCGAACCTCTGTGGCTGCCGTTTCTCGACAGGCAGTATGTCGAAGGCAATACGGCGCAAGCCATTGCCACGGCGCTTGGCGCCGTCGTCGACCAATATCCGCAGCGCCGCGTGCTCAGTCCGCTCGGGTTGTTTCACAGCGATCATGCGCTCGTATTCGATGCCGTCTGGACAATGCTCCACGAGCGAACTCATGCCCTCGTCGGTGCGGCCGGTGCAGCCGGTGAGGATACCGAGCCCGAGTCCGGCATGACGGACCTCGCGCGTTGGTGGTTTTACGAGGACATGCCATACCGACGCCTGAGCGGACTCGTCGGCGCGCGCATTGCCGCGTGGCGAGCGCAAGGGTACACGGCCGGGCGCGTCGAGCCCGTGCCTGCCGAGACTGCCGATGGCGCCGATGCCGAGTGCGCCGCGCGCAAGGTCCGGGCCATGGAGGCATACGAGAGCCAGTTGAGGCTGCTCGCGCCCGAGGCGTTGATCGAACTGAATACTTCCGAGAGTTATTGGCAACTGCAATGGTCTCCTGTATCTCGCTAA
- a CDS encoding glycosyltransferase family 2 protein: MVSCISLSASPARVVVRRDPRLTVVVLSHRRPFELRRTLRRLVALPERPAIIVVDNGSERALADMVREQFPDVTLLRSATNLGACARNIGVRHARTPYVAFCDDDTWWEPGSLCLAADLLDKHTHIGALTARVLVGVERHEDTTSKIMRHSPLETFSRQPGPTILGMLAGATVFRRSAFVAAGGYHPRFFLGGEEALLALDIAARGWTLVYSDQLTVHHYPSLVRDTVARRATLARNAIWTAWLRFPLCAALQQTWRHAPNVWREAGGIVGWAHTLRGLSWILRERSVIPRRVEAMRQRVEAAELDPALAGAGE; encoded by the coding sequence ATGGTCTCCTGTATCTCGCTAAGTGCATCTCCCGCCCGAGTCGTGGTGCGGCGAGATCCTCGTCTCACCGTCGTGGTGTTGTCCCATCGGCGTCCGTTCGAACTGCGACGCACGCTGCGAAGGCTCGTCGCGCTGCCGGAGCGCCCGGCCATCATCGTCGTCGATAACGGCTCCGAACGCGCGCTGGCGGACATGGTTCGGGAACAGTTCCCGGACGTGACATTGCTGCGCTCTGCAACGAATCTCGGTGCGTGCGCGCGTAACATCGGCGTACGCCATGCGCGAACGCCTTACGTCGCGTTTTGCGACGACGATACGTGGTGGGAACCGGGCTCGCTGTGTCTCGCCGCCGACCTGCTCGATAAACATACGCACATCGGTGCGCTGACGGCCCGCGTGCTCGTCGGCGTCGAGCGTCATGAGGACACCACCAGCAAGATCATGCGCCACAGCCCGCTCGAGACCTTCTCCAGGCAACCCGGCCCGACGATTCTGGGCATGCTTGCAGGCGCTACTGTCTTTCGCAGATCCGCCTTCGTGGCCGCTGGCGGATACCATCCGCGCTTCTTTCTCGGCGGCGAGGAAGCGCTGCTCGCGCTGGACATCGCCGCGCGCGGCTGGACGCTCGTCTACAGTGACCAGTTGACCGTTCATCACTATCCCTCGCTCGTGCGCGACACCGTCGCCCGGCGTGCCACGCTCGCTCGCAACGCGATCTGGACGGCGTGGTTGCGCTTTCCGCTGTGCGCCGCGTTGCAACAAACCTGGCGACACGCGCCGAACGTCTGGCGCGAAGCCGGCGGCATCGTCGGCTGGGCCCATACACTGCGCGGCCTCTCATGGATTCTGCGCGAGCGCAGCGTCATTCCACGGCGCGTGGAAGCGATGCGCCAGCGTGTGGAAGCTGCGGAACTCGACCCAGCGCTGGCGGGCGCGGGGGAGTAG
- a CDS encoding sigma-54-dependent transcriptional regulator — MPYILVVEDDQDTRDMLSALVKTQQLTCDAVSTLAHAREKIARRVPDLILADLMLPDGNGLDLLGDFPHAANVEVVVMTGHASVDSAIDALRRGAADYLVKPINMQRLNSIIARVPRPDELRGEILALRRELQELGRFGRMLGSSPAMQSVYRSIGRVAPSEASVFLMGESGTGKELAAQTVHDLSLRRKGPFVAVNCGAIAANLVESEMFGHDRGSFTGAERQHKGFFERADGGTLFLDEVTEMPPESQVKLLRVLETGRLTRLGSTQEIDVDVRIIAATNVNPEIAVSEGRFRLDLYHRLNVFPITLPPLRERGDDIPMLAKSFLASLTETDGRQMRFGDATLEALREYDWPGNVRELRNLVHRARILNDGDVIETLPPPILAELDEAIVNDDSVTVPLETPLEDMDRQLILGTLARCGGVKARAAEMLNISLKTLYSRLAETPDKDDGPKAQSR; from the coding sequence ATGCCATACATTCTCGTTGTTGAAGATGATCAGGACACGCGCGACATGCTCAGCGCGCTGGTGAAGACGCAGCAACTGACGTGCGATGCCGTGTCGACGCTCGCCCATGCGCGCGAAAAGATCGCCAGACGCGTGCCCGATCTGATTCTGGCCGATCTCATGCTGCCGGATGGCAACGGACTGGACTTACTTGGCGATTTTCCGCATGCCGCTAATGTCGAGGTCGTGGTGATGACCGGGCACGCCAGTGTCGACAGCGCCATCGACGCCTTACGCAGGGGCGCCGCGGATTATCTGGTCAAGCCCATCAATATGCAGCGCCTGAACAGCATCATCGCGCGCGTGCCTCGTCCCGACGAGCTTCGCGGCGAGATTCTTGCGCTGCGGCGCGAGTTGCAGGAACTCGGACGGTTCGGCCGAATGCTTGGCAGTTCGCCCGCCATGCAGTCGGTCTATCGTTCGATCGGTCGTGTTGCACCGAGCGAAGCGTCGGTCTTTCTGATGGGCGAGTCGGGCACGGGCAAGGAACTCGCGGCGCAGACGGTGCATGACCTCAGCTTGCGGCGCAAGGGGCCTTTTGTGGCAGTCAATTGCGGCGCGATTGCGGCCAATCTGGTCGAGAGCGAAATGTTCGGCCACGATCGCGGCAGCTTTACCGGTGCCGAGCGGCAGCACAAAGGCTTCTTCGAGCGTGCAGACGGTGGCACGCTGTTTCTCGACGAAGTGACCGAAATGCCGCCGGAATCGCAGGTCAAGCTACTTCGCGTGCTCGAGACGGGGCGGCTTACGCGTCTCGGATCCACGCAGGAAATCGACGTGGACGTGCGCATCATTGCCGCGACCAACGTGAATCCGGAAATCGCCGTGAGCGAGGGGCGCTTTCGTCTCGATCTCTATCACCGCCTGAACGTCTTTCCCATCACGCTGCCGCCCCTGCGCGAGCGCGGCGACGATATTCCCATGCTGGCCAAGTCGTTCCTCGCATCGCTGACCGAAACCGATGGTCGGCAGATGCGCTTTGGCGACGCAACGCTCGAAGCCCTCAGGGAGTACGACTGGCCGGGCAACGTGCGCGAGCTTCGTAATCTCGTTCACCGCGCGCGCATTCTCAACGACGGCGATGTCATCGAGACACTGCCGCCGCCGATTCTTGCGGAACTCGACGAGGCCATCGTCAACGACGACAGCGTCACCGTTCCCCTGGAGACACCGCTGGAAGACATGGACAGGCAGCTGATTCTCGGCACGCTGGCGCGGTGCGGCGGCGTCAAGGCGAGGGCCGCCGAAATGCTCAACATCAGCCTGAAGACGCTGTACAGCCGCCTGGCCGAGACCCCCGACAAGGATGACGGGCCGAAGGCGCAGTCACGATGA